In the genome of Maridesulfovibrio zosterae DSM 11974, the window TTTTCTTTGAAGCACGATACCGACCTAAAAACCATGCAATAGCAAATCCTATCATATACATGATGCCATACCAATTGGCTTTAAGGGGACCTACGCGGAAAGCAACCGTATCAAATTCAGGAAGTACAATCATATTTTATCACCTGTTTATCAATTTTTTAAATAAAAAACCGTCACGGGCGGTCTATGTTTCCAAGACAAATTCAGTTACAATCAGAACATAGGAAATACAAGGAAATCCCATGGAAGAACAAAAAGATTTTGATATTCTGGAAATGCCTGCCGAAGGACTGGCCGCCTACTGGCTTTCTATCAAGAAACTCATTGATGTAAAGCGCAATAAGCAGGTTCTTGAGGAAGAAATTCGCTATACTCGTGAACCGTTCATCAAATTCATGCTTGAAACAGCATTTTCAGAAATGGATAGTGACACTATCCGCCGCTTAGCTGAATCGAAAACACACACCATAATTAACGAATATTCACGCAAACTTAATTCCATGCAAATTTCTCTTTTAGCCATGTCTTCGCAGGAAAACCCCAGAATAAGTTTCGTCCGCATGGCTTCACAGTATCCAACCTCTGTTATTTCTGAAAAAAAAGCTTTTACCCTGGCTCACGGACTTGTAGACGGCCTGTTAAGCAAAGAGTCTGATCACCAAATACTACTTGAATTCGACCACAAACTTCAGCCGGACCGTCTGCTGGTAAAAATGCTTTTCCATATCATATTGAGCCGTAAAAAAGGTAAGCAGAAGTTGGAAAAGCTAGTACCATATATTAAAACCCCATTCTATTCCAATGGGATAACACAGGTAATTGATGGATTTGATCATAGAATACTTAAATCAAATCTGGCAGTACAAGCAGAGCAAATCCTGAAATATTCAAACAGCAAGATGGAAATGGCCACTGAAATGTGCATGGGAATCAGAAATAAATATAACTATGATGATATCTTTCACATCGCCAGAGCCTACATGCCATAATTCGTTATTTCTGCATAATGGCTAGCAGGTTTACTTTGTATTTTTAAATTCTGCTGCTGCTTTTACAAAATTACCAGCCCAGCACGGCACACCCAGAGCATGAATATGATTATACCCAGCGTAAACATTATTCATGAGTAATCCATCATGTCCTTCAGCCATTCCCTTGCCTCGGTCCATGTCCAGTGCATATTTAGGGTCAAGCTGTTCGTTGTCTGCGCAGAGAGAATAGTGAAACTCATGCCCTATCACAGTTGAACCTATAGGAAAAAAAGGATTTTCATGGATAATTTTACCAGAAGTATACCCAAGACCTTGTGGTCTGGCACAGAGTTTTGTGGAAAGAGACAATACAGCGGACATAGGATATTTCTGGCCTTCATATTCAACATCTCGACCAAGATACATAAAGCCGCCGCATTCTGCAAAAATAGGTAATCCGGACTTCGCTAATTCATAAACATGCTTGCGAATAGATTCATTTTCAGAAATTTCTTTTGCCAGAGTCTCGGGAAAACCTCCTCCAAGATAAAGACCGTCAATTGCTGGCCATGGTTCATTTGCAAAAAGCGATACTTCTTTAATTTCCGCTCCGGCTCTGGTCAGGGCTTCAAGATTCTCTTCGTAATAAAACCATAGAGCCTTATCACGAACAACACCGATTACAGGTTTATCTTCGCTGACAAGTTCAATTCCTTCCCATGCCGATTTTTCAGCTACCAGATTACTCACGTTACCGGCAATTTTTGAAACAGCATCTAGATCTATACAATCCAGTGCCATCTGCCCCAAGGTATCAAGGGCTTTGTCTACTGCATCATATTCAGTATTAGAAACGAGTCCCATATGCCGTTCAGGAATAGGATTTTCTTTAAGTTTAGGCAACATACCAAGCACAGGTATATCTGTATAAGCCTCGATTGAGCTTTTCAAAATATTACGGTGCCTCTCTCCGGCTGTCCGGTTGAGAATAACACCGGCAAGCTCAAACCCTTCTTCAAAAGCTTTGCAGCCGGCAACGATAGCTGCAACTGTACGGGTCATTTTTGTGCAATCGATGGTAAGTATAACCGGGGCCTTGATAATACGGGCCAGTTCAGCTGTTGAGCATGATCCGTCAACGTCCTTACCATCGTAAAGGCCTCTATTGCCTTCTACTATTGAAATATCTGCTCCCAGCCCTTTTTCCAGAAAAAGAGCTTTGAGCCTGTCGTTACTCATCAGAAACGGGTCCAGATTGGTAGCATATGTCCCTGAAGCCAAGCCCAGCCATCTGGCATCGATGTAATCAGGTCCCTTCTTGAACGGCTTAACAACCTGCGCCATATTCTTGAAAGCGCGGCATAACCCAAGAGTAACTATGGTCTTTCCTGACCCGCCGCTGAGTCCTGCAAGTACAACACGAGGAAAATTCATCTCAATACACGCCCCATAAAAATTATAACTTAATGCACCATATGCTCAAAAAAAATCACTAGTGTTTAGCAAAAAAAAATTCAAGCTAAACATCACGGGTAAACCTTAAACTTACTGCATATAATTACGCTCGGAATATACCACTGAAGACAGTCGTTGTTACGTTCATGGGAACGCATTTACTCTCAATTTAAACTTGGTAGGATCTCAAAAAAAATGCCTTGTCCATTTGGACAAGGCATTAAAGAGCCGATTTTGCAAAAGCTTATTCGCCTTCTGCTCCACCCTGTTTACCAGCACCTGCCATGCCGTACATAGTAGTACTTCCGGAGGACCAGTATTCAACTTTCTCTTCTTTAACAAGAGCAGTCAACACTTTCTTGACTTCACGAGCTTTAGCATCAGGAAAAAGCTTAGTAAAATCATTAAAGTAAAATTTACTTTTCGCACCTGTTTTTGCTGTGAGATAATCCATTATTACTACTTTCGCAGATTCTAATTCAATTGGCATATTAAGCCCCTTTTTTTTAAAAAGGGGCGGCAAAATACCGCCCCCTTATATTCTCAATTCTAATTAGAACTTGAACTGAGTGGACTGACGCCAAGTGTAATAAGCAGGATCACGGAAATCATCGATAAGATGGGGAGTGAATTCAATCCCGGTCTTTTCAAAGAAACGTTCCCAGCCAATACGCTCTGCCCAGTCACCCAGACGCTCGTACTTGTTAGCATCTTCTTTGTAGACATCCACGATTGTACGGATAGTCTTGGTAAGTGTAGGCCAACGTGGAGGTTCGTTAGGAATAAACGCAACAACAACCTTAGAGAACTTAGGCATGCTGATACGGTTAGACACTTTACCACCAACCATGAGTGCAATACCGTCACCTTCTTTATCAGAAAGAGGCAGAGAAGGACACATGGTGTAGCAGTTACCACAGTACATGCAACGTTCTTCTTTAATAGCAACAGTCTTGAACTGTTTACCGTCAATTTCGACCTTGGAAGGACGAACTGCGCCGGTAGGACAAGCTGATACTGCAAGAGGAATTTCGCAAAGGTTGTCAAGGTACTCGTGGTCAATGATAGGAGGCTTGCGGTGGATACCGACAACAGCGATATCGGAGCAGTGACAAGCACCACACATGTTCAGACAACAAGCAACAGCGATACGAACAGGAGCTGGCATGTTATGACCGGTGAACTCTTCGAAGAGGTCATCCATGATAACTTTAACAGTACCGGAAGCATCAGTTGCAGGAGTATGACAGTGAACCCAACCCTGAGTGTGAACGATGTTGGAAACACCAGCACCGGTACCACCTACGGGGAACTTGTAAGAACCGCCGTTAAACTTACGGGACATCAAGTCTTCTTTCAACGCAACCATTTTGTCTTTTGAGTCAGTCATGAACTCGACATTGTTACGTGTAGTGAAGCGCAGGTAGCCTTCGCAATGTTTGTCAGCGATGTCGCACATTTCACGAATCAGACTGATACTCATGAGGCGAGCGGTACCACAGCGAACTGTGTATACTTCGTCTCCGGATTCTGCAACGTGAACCAGTACGCCAGGTTCAAGGATTTCGTGGTAAAGCCACTTGCCGTAGTTATTTTTAATAACCGGAGGAAGGAACTCATTGTAGTCACGAGGTCCAATGTCCGAAATCCGGTTTTCCATCGGTTTGTCTGGATTATAGCCAGAAGAAACGAACGCCATGTCTGTCCTCCCGTTTTATCTCTGGTGTCTTTTTCTGTATTCGTTAATATCACGTTCCCAAGGACCATCAACCTCATCTGCTTTCCAGAAGATGTATGGGTTGTGTCTAGGTTCCTGGACGTGTCTTGCATCAGCCTTGATGTTGGTAACTTCGAGAAGTTTCTGGAAGCCCATGCGACGCATGGTTTCACCCAGACGTTCACGGTTTTTACCTTCTTCCATCCACCAGTCCCAAATGTTTTCAACAACTTCTTTCACTTCGTCAAAAGGTTCTTCAACCTTGATGAAAGGAACGAGGAGGGAGCTGAGCTGAG includes:
- the dsrB gene encoding dissimilatory-type sulfite reductase subunit beta, which translates into the protein MAFVSSGYNPDKPMENRISDIGPRDYNEFLPPVIKNNYGKWLYHEILEPGVLVHVAESGDEVYTVRCGTARLMSISLIREMCDIADKHCEGYLRFTTRNNVEFMTDSKDKMVALKEDLMSRKFNGGSYKFPVGGTGAGVSNIVHTQGWVHCHTPATDASGTVKVIMDDLFEEFTGHNMPAPVRIAVACCLNMCGACHCSDIAVVGIHRKPPIIDHEYLDNLCEIPLAVSACPTGAVRPSKVEIDGKQFKTVAIKEERCMYCGNCYTMCPSLPLSDKEGDGIALMVGGKVSNRISMPKFSKVVVAFIPNEPPRWPTLTKTIRTIVDVYKEDANKYERLGDWAERIGWERFFEKTGIEFTPHLIDDFRDPAYYTWRQSTQFKF
- a CDS encoding cobyrinate a,c-diamide synthase, whose product is MNFPRVVLAGLSGGSGKTIVTLGLCRAFKNMAQVVKPFKKGPDYIDARWLGLASGTYATNLDPFLMSNDRLKALFLEKGLGADISIVEGNRGLYDGKDVDGSCSTAELARIIKAPVILTIDCTKMTRTVAAIVAGCKAFEEGFELAGVILNRTAGERHRNILKSSIEAYTDIPVLGMLPKLKENPIPERHMGLVSNTEYDAVDKALDTLGQMALDCIDLDAVSKIAGNVSNLVAEKSAWEGIELVSEDKPVIGVVRDKALWFYYEENLEALTRAGAEIKEVSLFANEPWPAIDGLYLGGGFPETLAKEISENESIRKHVYELAKSGLPIFAECGGFMYLGRDVEYEGQKYPMSAVLSLSTKLCARPQGLGYTSGKIIHENPFFPIGSTVIGHEFHYSLCADNEQLDPKYALDMDRGKGMAEGHDGLLMNNVYAGYNHIHALGVPCWAGNFVKAAAEFKNTK
- a CDS encoding dissimilatory sulfite reductase D family protein; this encodes MPIELESAKVVIMDYLTAKTGAKSKFYFNDFTKLFPDAKAREVKKVLTALVKEEKVEYWSSGSTTMYGMAGAGKQGGAEGE